From the Saimiri boliviensis isolate mSaiBol1 chromosome 16 unlocalized genomic scaffold, mSaiBol1.pri SUPER_16_unloc_1, whole genome shotgun sequence genome, one window contains:
- the LOC141583169 gene encoding large ribosomal subunit protein eL36-like, which yields MALRCPMAVGLNMGHKVTKKVSKPRHSHRCRYLTKHTKFVWDTVREVCGFALYEWRAMELLKVSKDKRALEFIKKRVGTHIWAKRKREELSHVLAAMRKAAAEKD from the coding sequence ATGGCTCTTCGGTGTCCTATGGCTGTGGGCCTCAACATGGGCCACAAGGTAACCAAGAAGGTGAGCAAGCCCAGGCACAGCCACCGCTGCAGGTATCTGACCAAACACACCAAGTTCGTGTGGGACACGGTGCGGGAGGTGTGTGGCTTTGCCCTGTATGAGTGGCGTGCCATGGAGTTGCTGAAGGTCTCCAAGGACAAACGGGCCCTCGAGTTCATCAAGAAAAGGGTGGGGACACACATCTGGGCCAAGAGGAAGCGGGAGGAGCTGAGCCATGTCCTGGCCGCCATGAGGAAAGCTGCTGCCGAGAAAGACTGA